Proteins encoded within one genomic window of Pseudodesulfovibrio senegalensis:
- the dsrM gene encoding sulfate reduction electron transfer complex DsrMKJOP subunit DsrM, whose amino-acid sequence MNALYSLVFVFILVLIPLFGVGAAHLSTIFGICIPMTAIGIFLVFSVVKIIRWGRSPVPFRIPTTAGQQLSYDPEMFKQNKWDNPSNGIQTVIRMILEVCAFRTLFRNTSTSLHETKNGPVVAFASSKWLWLFALLFHYSFLIIVLRHLRLFLEPIPFFVNGLDFMDGILQIGAPVMYMSDLLIVGGLLFLLMRRLVDAKIRYISLVADYFPLFLILGIALSGIWMRYYAKVDVIAIKELTMGLVSLNPHVPSGIDVSFFVHVFLVSVLLMYFPFSKLMHMPGVFMSPTRNMPNDTRFRHHENPWNPDIKPLSYEAYEKDFGPMMAEAGLPLDNPDNAKAPEEA is encoded by the coding sequence ATGAATGCTTTGTACTCACTCGTTTTCGTCTTTATTTTAGTGTTGATTCCGCTCTTCGGGGTTGGTGCGGCGCACCTGAGTACCATTTTCGGTATCTGTATCCCGATGACGGCAATCGGCATTTTTCTGGTCTTTTCCGTGGTGAAAATCATAAGGTGGGGCAGAAGTCCCGTACCTTTCCGCATTCCCACCACGGCGGGCCAACAACTTTCTTACGACCCGGAGATGTTCAAGCAGAACAAATGGGACAACCCGTCCAACGGCATCCAGACCGTGATCCGCATGATTCTGGAAGTCTGTGCGTTCAGGACCCTGTTCCGCAACACCTCCACTTCCCTGCACGAGACCAAAAACGGTCCCGTGGTGGCGTTCGCCTCGTCCAAGTGGCTGTGGCTGTTCGCCCTCCTGTTCCATTACTCTTTCCTGATCATCGTGCTGCGCCATTTGCGCCTGTTCCTTGAGCCCATCCCGTTCTTCGTGAACGGCCTGGACTTCATGGACGGCATCCTGCAGATCGGCGCTCCGGTGATGTACATGTCCGACCTGCTGATCGTCGGCGGCCTGCTCTTCCTGCTCATGCGCAGGTTGGTGGACGCCAAGATCCGGTACATTTCGCTGGTCGCGGACTACTTCCCCCTGTTCCTGATTCTGGGCATCGCGCTTTCCGGCATCTGGATGCGCTACTACGCCAAGGTGGATGTCATCGCCATCAAGGAACTGACCATGGGTCTGGTTTCCCTGAATCCGCACGTTCCCTCAGGCATCGACGTGTCCTTCTTCGTACACGTGTTCCTGGTCAGCGTGCTGCTGATGTACTTCCCCTTCAGCAAGCTCATGCACATGCCCGGCGTTTTCATGTCTCCCACGAGGAACATGCCCAACGACACCCGTTTCCGTCATCACGAGAATCCGTGGAACCCGGACATCAAGCCGCTTTCGTATGAAGCATACGAAAAGGACTTCGGCCCGATGATGGCTGAGGCCGGGTTGCCCCTGGACAATCCTGACAACGCAAAGGCTCCCGAAGAAGCCTAG
- a CDS encoding RsbRD N-terminal domain-containing protein, which produces MERRIADRKAELAEKWGMLVLETYPVETQRIWKNNKNRFSNPVGATIRESTEELVDHLLTWENAEAICASLDKLIKIRGVQSFSPSQALSFVFLFKKLLRDEFFKEMQEKGELDVLLRFEAKVDNLMLMAVDILFKNQEQVYKMRVEELKRSQHTLLKKARMIVDVTTDKVEE; this is translated from the coding sequence ATGGAACGGCGCATTGCCGATCGCAAGGCCGAACTGGCCGAAAAGTGGGGGATGCTGGTGCTTGAGACCTATCCGGTCGAGACCCAGCGAATCTGGAAAAACAATAAAAACCGGTTCAGCAACCCGGTGGGAGCGACCATTCGCGAATCCACCGAGGAACTGGTGGACCATCTCCTTACATGGGAGAACGCAGAGGCCATCTGCGCATCGCTGGACAAGCTGATCAAAATCCGGGGCGTGCAGAGTTTCAGTCCATCGCAGGCATTGAGTTTCGTTTTTCTGTTCAAGAAACTGCTGCGGGACGAATTTTTCAAGGAGATGCAGGAGAAGGGGGAGTTGGATGTTCTCCTGCGGTTCGAGGCCAAGGTTGACAACCTGATGCTCATGGCCGTGGACATACTCTTCAAAAACCAGGAGCAAGTTTACAAAATGCGCGTGGAGGAGCTGAAGCGATCGCAACATACGCTTTTGAAAAAGGCGCGCATGATCGTGGACGTTACGACCGACAAGGTCGAGGAATAG